From Paenibacillus sp. PvR098:
AATTGCAAACATTTGTAGAATAATTTTACTGCATAGATTACTAAATCTCACTTCGAAAGGTGACCTTTCATGGCTCGACAAATGAGGTTAACAATGCAACATTTAGTTTCCAATGGGTACTTTCCTATAGAACTGATCCCTGCCTTTAATACCAACGAATTGGGCAATAACATAAATAGTATAATACCGTCCTTAAGTGGTATGAATATAACTATCAACGGTGAGAAGATACTCAGCAGCAAGGGATGCATACACACTATTCCAAGAATCTTACACCAGCGCAGGCATTTAACTATTCCAAATCCATTCCATCAGATTAAAGTATTCGAGGGGATCGTTAACAATTGGCAAGACATAAAGACCAAAATTAATGCTTCAAAGTATTCTCTCACAAAACCCGTCGTTCAAAAGAATCTATTGAGAGCAATAAATCGTGCTCATAACTTTAATGAGATACCAGCAATTCTACCACTGCTCTCTTCAAGCTTTAGATATGTCTTACGAACAGACATTTCAAGATACTACGCAACAATTTATACACATTCAATACCTTGGGCCTGTCACGGAAAGGTATTTGCCAAGAATAAAGCTAACAGGGGGAATCTGCATTATGGTAATTTATTAGATTCAACCATTAGAAATACACAAGATCAACAAACAATAGGGATTCCGATCGGTCCTGATTCTTCGCTCGTTGTTTCTGAATTAATCGGCTCTGCGATGGATAAAGAAATCTATAATGAAACTAATGCCAAGGGTTTTAGATATGTTGATGATTTATATTTCTTTTTCAATTCAATGGCAGAAGCCGAAGAGGCCTTAACAAAAATACAAAAAGTCGCAAAAAACTATGAGTTGGAATTAAACCCTGAGAAAACAGAGATTTATCCACTTCCCAGGACACTAGAACAGCATTGGACTTCAGAAATAAGAAACTATCAGTTTCATGATTCCATTAGAAGACAAAAAACAGACCTAATAACATTCTTTTCGAAAGCTTTTGAATATTGTAAAAGATACCCGAATGAATATGTTTTAAAATACTCTCTTATACGATTAAAAAATGTGTTTATTGAAAAAGATAATTGGCAATTATATCAATCCCTTATCTTGAATTCTATGATCGCGGAACCAAGTGTACTTCCTACAGCTACAGAAATATTTTTAGCTTATGAAAAAATGGGATATAACTTAAATTTCAAGGAGATAGAAAACACAATTAACAATCTGATTGGTTACCATGCGAAATTGGGACAAGGATATGAAGTTTCTTGGAGCCTCTGGATGGCAAAAACTTTAAATTTAAAAGTAAGTAGATCTTCAGCAAAAGAGATATCACAAATGGATGATTGTATAAGTGCACTAACGGCTCTCGATATGAGAAGCTCTGGCTTGATACCTCATGGCCTGAATACGACTAACTGGAGCAGCTTTCTAACTCATGAAAATTTGTATCAAGATAAATGGTTACTAGCGTATGAAGCGGTGAAAAAAGGTTGGCTTACCGTGAGAAACAGTTATATCCCATCTGATCCTTTCTTCTCAATACTTAGTGCCAAAAATATAGAATTCTATAATCCAAATCTACAACTTGCTCCATCGAAACCAAACAAAATAACAACTGTAAAAAACGTCGGTAATGTTCAATTACCTAACGGTTACACTTTTACAGGCGATGGCGGTGGTGGTGGATATTGAATTGAAACGACCAATGGTGAAAATGACGCACTTATTTGACGAGTACTTAATTGAGCCTATGCGAGGGTAAAATCAGTGTGGAGAAGTTTGTTAAAATCTTTAAAATACATAGAATTTGGGGCTGTACTTATGTTAAATAACCCAGCGGATATATTAATCAAAATTAAAAGCGATTTAAAAAAGTGTGCTGACAAATGGAGTTATCTACAAAATGTTGATAATGCTCTATACGACCAAGGAAGGAAAGTTATCACCAAGATATGTATAGAAGGTAGTCTAGAAATACCCACTGTAATAGTAAAATGCTTGGACATGGAAGAGTTTATGCAATATGCTTATTTTCAACATGAAGAGTCCTACGGCGTTTCAGTATTTATTCAAGACACTTTTAATCCATTCATAGATATTTGCAGTAATAGATATTTACAAGTGCAGTTTATACCTGTGGAGTTCTTACCACCTAACATACTTAGTTATGAACATATAAGGGATGAAATTAAGAAGTGTGATACAAAACTCAAAGACGGTGATTATTCCGGAGCAATTACAAATGCTAGAAGTTTACTCGAAGGTGTTTTAAAAGAGATTATTTATAATATTAGTGGTGAACATTCCGCCCCCAAGAAAGACCTCGTGAAATTATTAAATGACGGGCGGAACTTTCTAAATCTCGACCCATCAAAACCAGAACTTATTGAGCCATTAAAACAAGTGATCACTGGGCTCGCCAGCACTGTTCAAGGATTAGGAACAATTCGGGATGTAATAAGCGACTCTCATTCTAGAAAATACGAACCATCTGCACATCATGCAATTCTCGTAGTAAACGCCTCAAAAACTATAGCATCTTTTTTATTTGGTACATATGAATACCAGTTATCAAAAGGAACAATTAAAAACATAGCAAGGGGAAACTAAAGACCAATACTTATGTATTGGTCTTTTTTATTATTACTTCACCTAAAGATGTGCAAACTATATGTCTACGTTCTCCGCGCTATCTGTAACGGCAAGTTTAGACATTATCAAGCGACATTTAGAAATGAATCCGGTAGATGTTATTAAGGCTGACTATAAATAAGCTTTCCGACATAATATTCTAAAGAGAGTCCAAAGATCGTCTCTCATAAGTACTTTGAGGAGTTGGTGTTATGCAGCACGTTCCCCAACCATTCAGCATGTTTACTGTTCCGCAGCCTATCAGAGAAGACGGCGCTGGCGCAACGGATAATGGCCCTCGGGATATCTGGAGGGATCTGGAGAACCCCGACCTGCTGGTTCCTCCAGCCACAGATGCCGGAACGGTTCCAAACTTGAAGTTCTCTTTCTCTGACACTCATATGGAGTTAAACCACGGCGGTTGGTCACGGCAAGTGACAGTTAGACAGCTACCTATCGCCACCACGCTTGCAGGTGTCAATATGCGGCTGACCCCCGGGGGCGTTCGCGAGCTACATTGGCATCAGCAAGCGGAATGGTCGTTTATGATTTTAGGCAGAGCGCGCATCACGGCCGTTGACCAGAACGGGCAAAACTTCATCGCCGATGTAGGCGTAGGCGATCTTTGGTACTTTCCCCCTGGCATTCCTCACTCGATACAAGGACTGGACGAAGGCTGCGAGTTTTTACTTGTCTTCGACGACGGGAGTTTCTCGGACCTGAACACCTTCTCCATCTCCGATTGGTTCGCCCATACGCCGAAGGACGTGCTGTCGGCAAATTTCGGCGTACCGGAAAGCGCCTTTGCCAACATTCCCAGTGGACAGCTGTATATTTTCCAAGCGGATGTACCTGGCCCACTCGAAACCCAGAAGATACCCGATCCTTACGGTACAGTCCCGCTTAGCCTCACACACCGGCTCCTTGCGCAAAAACCAATAAAAACCCCGGGCGGCACAGTGCGT
This genomic window contains:
- a CDS encoding RNA-directed DNA polymerase, whose protein sequence is MARQMRLTMQHLVSNGYFPIELIPAFNTNELGNNINSIIPSLSGMNITINGEKILSSKGCIHTIPRILHQRRHLTIPNPFHQIKVFEGIVNNWQDIKTKINASKYSLTKPVVQKNLLRAINRAHNFNEIPAILPLLSSSFRYVLRTDISRYYATIYTHSIPWACHGKVFAKNKANRGNLHYGNLLDSTIRNTQDQQTIGIPIGPDSSLVVSELIGSAMDKEIYNETNAKGFRYVDDLYFFFNSMAEAEEALTKIQKVAKNYELELNPEKTEIYPLPRTLEQHWTSEIRNYQFHDSIRRQKTDLITFFSKAFEYCKRYPNEYVLKYSLIRLKNVFIEKDNWQLYQSLILNSMIAEPSVLPTATEIFLAYEKMGYNLNFKEIENTINNLIGYHAKLGQGYEVSWSLWMAKTLNLKVSRSSAKEISQMDDCISALTALDMRSSGLIPHGLNTTNWSSFLTHENLYQDKWLLAYEAVKKGWLTVRNSYIPSDPFFSILSAKNIEFYNPNLQLAPSKPNKITTVKNVGNVQLPNGYTFTGDGGGGGY
- a CDS encoding abortive infection family protein, translated to MLNNPADILIKIKSDLKKCADKWSYLQNVDNALYDQGRKVITKICIEGSLEIPTVIVKCLDMEEFMQYAYFQHEESYGVSVFIQDTFNPFIDICSNRYLQVQFIPVEFLPPNILSYEHIRDEIKKCDTKLKDGDYSGAITNARSLLEGVLKEIIYNISGEHSAPKKDLVKLLNDGRNFLNLDPSKPELIEPLKQVITGLASTVQGLGTIRDVISDSHSRKYEPSAHHAILVVNASKTIASFLFGTYEYQLSKGTIKNIARGN
- a CDS encoding oxalate decarboxylase family bicupin yields the protein MQHVPQPFSMFTVPQPIREDGAGATDNGPRDIWRDLENPDLLVPPATDAGTVPNLKFSFSDTHMELNHGGWSRQVTVRQLPIATTLAGVNMRLTPGGVRELHWHQQAEWSFMILGRARITAVDQNGQNFIADVGVGDLWYFPPGIPHSIQGLDEGCEFLLVFDDGSFSDLNTFSISDWFAHTPKDVLSANFGVPESAFANIPSGQLYIFQADVPGPLETQKIPDPYGTVPLSLTHRLLAQKPIKTPGGTVRIVDSTNFPISTRIAAALVEIEPGGMREMHWHPNNDEWQYYLTGTARMTVFAANGTARTFDYRAGDVGYVPFAFGHYIQNTGNQSVWFLEMFKSNRFEDVSLNQWMALTPRQLVRDNLNASSELMGALRKEKWPVVKYGEHTEG